In Anaerolineales bacterium, the following proteins share a genomic window:
- the raiA gene encoding ribosome-associated translation inhibitor RaiA: protein MSDHIDVQARNMRLTDNTREYVEKKAAKLERLLQEIEEIRIELTHEKNARQATDRQVAQMTLRGKGFTLRTEERSDDLHAAFDAALDKMQRQVERYKGKHFRGRGDGRSAAEVTEEESWPVDETGELLPLIAKRKKFIIMPMNEDEAVEQMRLLGHNNFFIFFNAEQNAIQVLYRRRNGSYGLIEPVVG, encoded by the coding sequence ATGTCTGACCACATTGATGTTCAGGCTCGAAACATGCGTTTGACCGATAACACCCGTGAGTACGTCGAGAAGAAAGCCGCAAAACTTGAACGACTTCTTCAGGAGATTGAAGAAATTCGTATCGAACTAACGCATGAGAAGAACGCCCGTCAGGCGACTGACCGACAAGTGGCGCAGATGACATTGCGCGGCAAAGGGTTTACTCTGCGGACGGAAGAACGCTCGGACGATCTTCATGCCGCTTTCGATGCCGCTCTCGATAAAATGCAAAGACAGGTGGAACGATACAAAGGCAAGCATTTTCGCGGACGCGGGGACGGGCGCTCGGCGGCGGAGGTGACAGAGGAAGAGTCGTGGCCCGTTGACGAAACTGGCGAACTCCTGCCGTTGATCGCGAAGCGAAAGAAATTTATCATCATGCCCATGAACGAAGATGAAGCAGTTGAGCAAATGCGTTTGTTGGGTCACAACAATTTCTTCATCTTTTTCAACGCGGAGCAAAATGCAATTCAAGTGTTGTATCGCCGGCGCAACGGTTCGTACGGGTTGATCGAGCCTGTGGTCGGATAA
- the folE gene encoding GTP cyclohydrolase I FolE, translating to MTFDDDLDDEYTGAIDLEATSRIVYELIKSVGENPEREGLKNTPHRVARMYTELLNGYSLEPEKILNGALFNISYDEMVIVRDIEFYSLCEHHMLPFIGRAHVAYIPAGKVIGLSKIPRIVDLYARRLQIQERMTRQIADFIQDTLKPQGVAVVVEAMHLCAMMRGVKKHDARMTTSAMHGAFRANLATRQEFLDNISRGSKPVQF from the coding sequence ATGACTTTTGACGATGATCTGGACGACGAATATACCGGCGCAATTGATCTCGAAGCGACGAGTCGAATCGTCTATGAATTGATCAAGTCGGTGGGCGAAAACCCCGAGCGCGAGGGTTTGAAAAATACTCCACATCGCGTGGCGCGCATGTATACCGAGTTACTGAACGGCTATTCGCTTGAGCCAGAAAAAATTCTAAACGGAGCGCTCTTCAACATCAGCTACGATGAAATGGTCATCGTGCGCGACATCGAGTTTTACAGTTTGTGCGAGCATCACATGCTGCCGTTCATCGGGCGCGCGCACGTGGCTTACATCCCCGCCGGTAAAGTGATCGGCTTATCCAAAATTCCGCGCATCGTGGATCTGTACGCGCGCCGTTTGCAAATTCAAGAGCGCATGACGCGGCAGATCGCGGACTTCATCCAAGATACGCTCAAACCGCAAGGTGTGGCAGTGGTGGTCGAAGCGATGCATCTGTGCGCGATGATGCGCGGCGTAAAAAAACACGACGCGCGCATGACGACCTCCGCCATGCACGGCGCGTTCCGCGCGAATTTAGCCACGCGGCAGGAATTTTTGGATAATATTTCGCGGGGATCGAAACCGGTTCAATTCTAA
- a CDS encoding Flp family type IVb pilin translates to MLFAPKEKGQGLVEYAIILALVAIVVIAVMRLLGPKVGNTFSTINSSLP, encoded by the coding sequence ATGTTATTCGCTCCCAAAGAAAAAGGTCAAGGCTTGGTCGAGTATGCCATTATTCTCGCCCTCGTCGCCATCGTCGTGATCGCCGTGATGCGCTTGCTTGGACCCAAGGTTGGCAACACCTTCAGCACCATCAATAGCTCCCTGCCGTAA
- a CDS encoding response regulator, whose amino-acid sequence MAPGDKIRVLIVDDVSETRENVRKLLQFESDVDVVGVARTGKEAIQSSLEFDPDVVLMDINMPDMDGIAATEAIRAKQPAVQVVILSVQNDQNYMRRAMLVGARDFLTKPPMGDELISAIRRAGAMSQSERSKSVVAQPSAPMAGMSGASFGYTARGKIITIYSPKGGAGCTTLAVNLAIALNNDDTRVALVDANLQFGDVAMFVNEQGKNTIADLTPRAEELDPEIVEEVMVKHAASGLHILAAPSRPEYADKVTSGQLSKVLEYLKQMYAYVIVDTSAYLTENTLAVIDISDLIVLVTTQDIPSIKSCRLFLDLLQTMGVERERILFVMNRFDKRVNITPDRVAENLKQEVASVIPLDEQTVTKAVNRGIPFMLDARNQLAGRGILSLAESVRARVTAIESGGEADRVGRR is encoded by the coding sequence ATGGCTCCCGGTGATAAGATTCGTGTTCTGATCGTGGACGATGTCTCTGAGACGCGTGAGAACGTCCGTAAATTATTGCAATTCGAATCGGATGTTGACGTTGTCGGCGTTGCGCGGACCGGGAAAGAGGCGATTCAATCTTCCCTTGAGTTTGATCCGGATGTCGTCCTCATGGACATCAACATGCCCGATATGGACGGCATTGCCGCCACGGAAGCCATCCGCGCGAAACAGCCCGCAGTCCAAGTTGTAATTCTGTCTGTTCAAAACGATCAGAACTATATGCGCCGCGCCATGCTGGTGGGAGCGCGTGATTTTCTGACCAAGCCGCCGATGGGCGATGAGTTGATTTCCGCGATCCGACGGGCTGGCGCTATGTCGCAGAGCGAGCGCTCGAAGAGCGTAGTTGCACAACCAAGCGCGCCGATGGCCGGGATGTCTGGCGCAAGTTTTGGATACACCGCCCGCGGCAAAATCATCACCATCTATAGCCCGAAGGGCGGTGCTGGATGCACTACGCTGGCTGTCAATCTCGCGATCGCGCTTAACAATGACGATACACGCGTGGCGTTGGTGGACGCAAACCTGCAATTTGGCGATGTCGCAATGTTTGTGAACGAGCAGGGAAAAAATACCATTGCGGATCTCACCCCGCGCGCAGAGGAGTTGGACCCTGAGATCGTGGAAGAAGTTATGGTAAAGCACGCGGCTTCGGGGTTGCATATCCTTGCCGCGCCGAGTCGTCCTGAGTATGCCGATAAAGTGACGAGCGGTCAGTTGTCTAAGGTGCTTGAATACCTTAAACAAATGTATGCGTATGTGATCGTGGATACATCCGCCTATCTTACCGAAAACACGCTGGCTGTAATTGATATAAGCGATTTGATCGTGTTGGTTACCACGCAGGATATTCCGTCCATTAAAAGTTGTCGTCTGTTTCTTGACCTATTGCAAACCATGGGCGTCGAACGCGAGCGAATTTTGTTCGTCATGAATCGGTTCGATAAACGCGTCAATATCACCCCGGACCGAGTCGCTGAAAACCTGAAGCAGGAGGTGGCTTCAGTGATCCCGCTTGACGAGCAGACAGTGACCAAGGCGGTGAATCGCGGTATTCCATTTATGTTGGATGCCCGGAATCAACTGGCTGGACGAGGCATCCTCTCACTGGCAGAAAGCGTTCGGGCGCGTGTAACAGCCATCGAGTCCGGTGGTGAAGCGGATCGTGTCGGCAGGCGATAG
- a CDS encoding type II secretion system F family protein, with amino-acid sequence MDPLMILAVGGSILLLLLIAGAVVTVISDRSLVEERLGKFLEDEKPVADSDRAGSSIVTEWLNRRVARSSLGDRVSRDLARADMKLKVAEYFALIFISTLALATLGIILQPSSALISGIIGGVIGFFAPRFYVKRRQAQRLIRFNDQLSDMLNLMVNGLRAGYSTTQAMEAVSRELPAPISDEFRRLVQEMQIGIPMEKALDNLLRRIPSDDLDFVVTAINVQREVGGNLSEILDTISFTIRERVRIKGEIRVLTASVRTSGTVLSLIPVFLSLALWFVSPEYIGAFFDDSGGLPQPLCGIAAVVTIVGMIASGYFVMMKIADIEV; translated from the coding sequence ATGGACCCCCTAATGATTCTCGCGGTCGGCGGCAGTATATTATTGCTGTTGTTGATCGCTGGGGCGGTAGTTACGGTGATCAGCGATCGCTCTCTCGTTGAGGAGCGCCTGGGAAAGTTCCTTGAAGATGAAAAACCCGTAGCGGACTCCGACCGGGCTGGAAGTTCCATTGTTACTGAGTGGTTGAACCGTCGAGTCGCGCGCTCTTCGCTCGGAGACCGCGTCTCCCGCGATCTTGCGCGGGCAGACATGAAGTTGAAAGTTGCCGAATATTTTGCTCTGATCTTCATTTCAACTCTCGCTCTGGCGACGTTGGGAATCATCCTTCAGCCCAGCAGCGCGTTGATTTCAGGCATCATCGGCGGTGTGATCGGTTTTTTTGCCCCGCGTTTCTACGTCAAACGCCGACAAGCCCAGCGGTTAATTCGGTTTAACGATCAGCTTTCGGATATGCTGAATTTAATGGTCAATGGACTGCGCGCAGGGTACTCGACCACGCAGGCTATGGAGGCGGTGAGTCGCGAGTTGCCCGCCCCAATTTCCGATGAATTTAGGCGGCTCGTTCAGGAAATGCAGATCGGTATCCCGATGGAGAAGGCGTTGGATAACCTTCTGCGCCGTATTCCCAGCGACGACCTTGATTTTGTGGTTACCGCGATCAATGTACAACGCGAAGTCGGCGGTAATCTTTCAGAAATTCTTGACACCATATCATTTACCATCCGCGAACGAGTTCGGATCAAAGGCGAGATCCGTGTGTTGACCGCTTCGGTGCGGACATCAGGCACGGTGTTGTCGCTGATTCCTGTTTTTCTCAGCCTTGCCTTGTGGTTCGTCAGCCCAGAATACATCGGCGCTTTCTTCGATGATAGCGGAGGTTTGCCTCAGCCCCTGTGCGGGATCGCGGCGGTCGTCACCATTGTGGGAATGATCGCATCCGGGTATTTCGTTATGATGAAGATCGCGGATATCGAGGTGTAG
- a CDS encoding CpaF family protein has protein sequence MSLLKRIEQGQGGGSSGSSGGQSGNQGGGDGSRLSNLQARRVNAPITSPQAGSYFDLKTRVQNKLLSELDPSMDISRTDDVRKTIQDLFEQILAEENIVLSRPERARLFEQITAEILGFGPLQPLLEDESITEVMVNGAKNLYIERKGKIHRVPVTFENNDHVMRIIDRIVAPLGRRIDESSPYVDARLPDGSRVNAVIPPISLIGPVLTIRKFARNPITVDQLIQFGSVSAESIQFLKACVEARLNVVISGGTGSGKTTLLNILSSFIPADERILTIENAAELQLRQEHVVTLESRPPNIEGRGEITIRQLVINALRMRPDRIVVGEIRDEAALDMLQAMNTGHDGSMTTLHSNSPRDSLSRLETMTLMAGMDLPARAIREQITSAVDVICHQERMRDGTRKVTNITEVSGMEGEVITMTDIFVFEQTGIENGQIVGRLRPSGLRPKFMDKIEAAGINLPPSIFGIGDRRRY, from the coding sequence ATGTCTCTATTAAAACGAATCGAGCAAGGTCAGGGCGGAGGCTCATCTGGCAGTTCCGGCGGTCAGTCCGGAAATCAGGGCGGGGGCGATGGTTCGCGTCTTTCCAACCTGCAAGCGCGACGCGTGAATGCGCCGATCACATCGCCTCAGGCCGGTTCGTACTTTGACCTGAAGACTCGCGTGCAAAATAAATTGCTCTCCGAGTTAGATCCATCCATGGATATTTCGCGGACGGATGACGTGCGAAAAACGATTCAGGATCTATTCGAGCAGATTCTGGCTGAAGAAAATATCGTTCTCTCGCGCCCGGAGCGGGCGCGCTTGTTCGAGCAGATCACAGCGGAAATCCTTGGTTTTGGTCCATTGCAACCGCTACTCGAAGACGAGTCTATCACTGAGGTGATGGTCAATGGGGCGAAGAACCTTTATATTGAGCGCAAAGGAAAAATCCATCGCGTGCCTGTGACATTCGAGAACAACGACCATGTGATGCGTATTATTGACCGCATCGTTGCGCCGTTGGGCCGCCGTATTGACGAATCCAGTCCGTATGTAGATGCGCGCTTGCCGGATGGGTCGCGCGTGAACGCGGTTATTCCTCCGATCTCGCTCATTGGACCTGTGTTGACCATTCGTAAGTTTGCGCGAAATCCGATCACTGTAGATCAATTAATTCAATTCGGGTCCGTTTCTGCGGAGTCGATTCAATTCTTGAAGGCGTGTGTGGAAGCGCGTTTGAATGTTGTAATCTCCGGCGGCACAGGCTCTGGAAAGACAACGCTGTTGAATATCCTTTCGAGTTTTATTCCCGCCGATGAACGGATCTTGACCATCGAAAACGCGGCGGAGTTGCAATTGCGTCAGGAGCATGTAGTCACGCTGGAATCGCGCCCGCCCAATATCGAAGGGCGCGGCGAGATTACGATCCGTCAATTGGTTATTAATGCTTTGCGTATGCGCCCCGACCGGATTGTGGTGGGCGAGATCCGCGACGAGGCGGCGTTGGATATGTTGCAGGCGATGAACACGGGTCACGATGGCTCGATGACGACCCTGCACTCGAACAGTCCTCGCGATTCGCTTTCGCGTCTCGAAACCATGACGTTGATGGCTGGCATGGATTTGCCCGCACGGGCGATCCGTGAGCAGATCACATCCGCAGTTGATGTGATCTGTCATCAAGAGCGCATGCGTGACGGCACGCGTAAAGTTACGAATATCACCGAAGTGAGCGGCATGGAAGGCGAAGTGATCACCATGACCGACATTTTCGTGTTCGAACAGACCGGCATCGAGAATGGACAAATTGTGGGCCGGTTGAGGCCTTCCGGCTTGCGCCCGAAATTCATGGATAAGATCGAAGCCGCGGGAATTAACCTGCCTCCTTCCATTTTCGGTATCGGCGACAGACGGCGTTACTAA
- a CDS encoding type II secretion system F family protein, giving the protein MTGLIVFVIFLLIVIGVVMIVARRRTPAEGGEDDPLQARLAEFIQRGDDVQSLEQIEMSQPFVERVVIPLAKRLGEFSARFTPQKLIQDTARQFELAGHPWPIDAPTFLAIRFILAVVLGGLTIAYVAYAPAANPTDNFLYIGGAIFGGFFVPHLMLTSRVTRRQSEIRKAMPDALDLLTICVEAGLGFDAALSRVSEKWENELSLAFARTIREIQLGKTRREALRDMADRLGIPEMSSFVAAIIQSEMLGVSMARVLRIQSDQMRVKRRQRAEEAAHKAPVKMIIPMALLIFPSIMIIILTPAAISIYATLG; this is encoded by the coding sequence ATGACTGGCTTGATCGTTTTTGTCATTTTTCTGCTGATCGTGATTGGCGTGGTCATGATCGTTGCTCGTCGGCGCACGCCAGCGGAAGGCGGGGAAGATGATCCATTGCAAGCCCGCCTGGCGGAATTCATCCAACGCGGCGACGATGTTCAATCGCTTGAACAGATCGAAATGTCTCAACCGTTCGTGGAGCGCGTGGTTATTCCGCTGGCGAAGCGGTTGGGCGAATTCTCGGCGCGCTTCACGCCGCAGAAATTGATACAGGATACGGCGCGTCAATTCGAGCTTGCCGGACATCCGTGGCCCATTGACGCGCCGACATTCTTAGCCATCCGCTTTATTTTGGCGGTCGTCCTAGGCGGATTGACGATCGCCTATGTAGCCTACGCGCCGGCGGCTAATCCTACCGATAATTTTCTGTACATCGGCGGCGCAATTTTTGGCGGATTCTTTGTCCCGCACCTCATGCTGACAAGCCGGGTAACGCGACGGCAGTCCGAGATTCGGAAGGCGATGCCGGACGCGCTCGATCTGCTGACCATCTGCGTGGAGGCGGGACTTGGGTTCGACGCGGCGCTTTCGCGCGTGAGCGAGAAATGGGAGAACGAATTATCGCTGGCGTTTGCCCGCACCATCCGTGAGATCCAGTTAGGCAAGACGCGCCGCGAAGCGCTGAGAGATATGGCAGACAGGCTGGGCATCCCGGAAATGTCCAGTTTCGTCGCGGCGATCATTCAAAGCGAGATGCTGGGCGTGAGTATGGCGCGCGTCCTGCGTATTCAGTCCGACCAGATGCGCGTAAAGCGGCGTCAGCGCGCGGAAGAAGCGGCGCACAAAGCGCCGGTGAAGATGATCATCCCCATGGCGTTATTGATCTTCCCTTCGATCATGATCATCATTCTCACCCCTGCGGCGATCAGTATCTATGCTACATTAGGTTAA
- a CDS encoding prolipoprotein diacylglyceryl transferase: MLTLFRALFAPPRDIILLVAALWIGLALAEKRSDRHGISKDALNNLVFYSLFGFLIGGRILFALTNYSAFTESPLNIFSLNIDLFDSTSGFLVAALVGFIYGKKQNLPFWGALDALTPIFAFLAIGLHLSHLAAGTAFGAPTDLPWGIDLWNETRHPTQIYELIAALIIFGIIWFRKSSSSPSVLFLNFVALTAGARLFLETFRGDSVFVFGEFRLAQIVAWAILCVVFFFLPGNSTNHSSQSDLHLQ; encoded by the coding sequence ATGCTCACCCTCTTCCGCGCCCTCTTCGCCCCACCCCGCGACATCATCCTCCTCGTCGCCGCGCTGTGGATCGGACTCGCCCTCGCCGAAAAACGGAGCGACCGTCACGGCATCTCGAAAGACGCGCTCAACAACCTCGTCTTTTACAGTTTGTTCGGCTTCCTCATCGGCGGGCGGATTCTCTTCGCGCTGACGAATTATTCGGCTTTCACCGAATCCCCGCTCAACATTTTCTCCCTCAACATTGACTTGTTTGATTCAACCAGCGGATTCCTCGTCGCGGCTCTGGTTGGATTCATCTACGGCAAGAAACAAAATCTCCCGTTTTGGGGCGCGCTCGACGCGTTGACTCCCATTTTCGCATTCCTCGCCATCGGACTCCACCTCTCCCACCTCGCGGCTGGCACAGCCTTCGGCGCTCCCACCGACCTACCCTGGGGCATCGACCTCTGGAACGAAACCCGCCACCCAACTCAAATCTACGAGTTGATCGCCGCGCTGATCATTTTCGGAATCATTTGGTTTCGCAAATCGTCATCATCCCCCAGCGTGCTATTTCTCAATTTCGTTGCCCTCACCGCGGGCGCGCGTCTCTTCCTCGAAACATTTCGCGGGGATAGCGTTTTTGTATTCGGTGAATTTCGTTTAGCGCAGATCGTCGCGTGGGCAATATTGTGCGTTGTATTTTTCTTCTTACCAGGGAACTCTACAAACCACTCTTCTCAATCTGATTTGCACCTGCAATAG
- the folB gene encoding dihydroneopterin aldolase, with the protein MDKVIIKNLLARGVIGVNDWERNRAQNILINITLFTDTRRAAETDHINDCADYSKMSKKIMAHAETAQRLTVEALANDLAKLCLEDKLVQKVIVRVEKPGAVRFAESVGVEIERSRDE; encoded by the coding sequence ATGGACAAAGTCATCATCAAAAATCTGCTCGCCCGCGGCGTGATCGGCGTCAACGATTGGGAACGCAACCGCGCCCAGAATATTCTCATCAACATCACCCTCTTCACCGACACGCGCCGCGCCGCCGAGACCGATCACATCAACGACTGCGCGGATTACAGCAAAATGTCGAAGAAGATCATGGCGCACGCCGAAACGGCGCAACGACTGACAGTGGAAGCCCTCGCCAACGATTTGGCAAAATTGTGCCTCGAAGATAAATTGGTTCAAAAAGTCATTGTCCGCGTGGAAAAGCCAGGCGCGGTGCGGTTCGCCGAATCGGTCGGAGTGGAGATCGAACGCAGCCGCGATGAATGA
- a CDS encoding sensor histidine kinase, protein MDETSTSELDLEAELEETQRALREITLMIEQSQGEVSKLSQRNAAITTHLQQVQGQLENMPQQEIRNVYDSALDAQQRLFVMRGQLEKLQSERTHLERFKTTLERARAVASGGGASASAGGAKSPMASVEMLVNAQETERQRLSRQMHDGPAQALSNFILQAEIAMRLMDVDANQARDELNNLKTSAMSTFQKVRNFIFELRPMMLDDLGLAPTIRRYADAFKEQTGIEVGVTITGNERRLQPYLEVMLFRAIQELLGNAARHGEATQVKVLLDMGDDRIRVSVDDNGKGFDSDSYQQSHNLGLKLIRERAEMLGGNFEMDSQPGKGARISFAVSARS, encoded by the coding sequence ATGGATGAAACTTCCACTAGCGAATTGGACCTCGAGGCTGAACTCGAAGAGACTCAACGCGCGCTGCGTGAGATCACGCTGATGATCGAACAAAGCCAGGGGGAGGTTTCCAAACTTTCACAGCGCAACGCGGCGATCACAACTCATTTGCAACAGGTTCAAGGTCAGCTCGAAAACATGCCTCAGCAGGAGATTCGCAACGTGTACGATTCCGCTTTGGACGCCCAACAGCGGTTGTTCGTCATGCGTGGACAATTGGAAAAACTTCAAAGTGAGCGGACTCACCTCGAACGCTTCAAAACGACGTTGGAGCGGGCGCGTGCCGTGGCAAGCGGAGGCGGCGCCTCGGCGTCCGCTGGCGGCGCAAAAAGCCCGATGGCGAGCGTGGAAATGCTCGTCAACGCGCAGGAAACCGAACGTCAGCGACTCTCGCGCCAAATGCACGACGGTCCCGCCCAAGCCCTATCCAATTTTATTTTGCAGGCGGAGATCGCCATGCGCCTAATGGATGTGGATGCCAATCAAGCGCGCGATGAATTGAACAACTTGAAAACTTCCGCCATGAGCACGTTCCAAAAAGTCCGAAACTTCATCTTCGAACTGCGCCCCATGATGCTCGACGATCTTGGGCTGGCTCCCACCATCCGCCGCTATGCCGACGCGTTCAAGGAACAAACCGGGATAGAAGTCGGCGTGACGATCACCGGCAATGAACGCCGTCTCCAGCCGTATCTGGAAGTGATGCTTTTCCGCGCAATTCAAGAGTTGCTGGGGAATGCGGCGCGTCACGGCGAAGCGACGCAGGTGAAGGTTTTGCTTGATATGGGCGACGATCGTATCCGCGTCAGCGTGGACGACAATGGCAAAGGTTTCGACTCTGATTCGTATCAACAAAGTCATAACCTTGGTCTGAAGTTGATCCGTGAGCGCGCGGAAATGCTCGGCGGCAATTTCGAAATGGACAGTCAGCCGGGCAAAGGCGCTCGGATTTCATTCGCAGTCTCGGCTCGCTCGTAG
- a CDS encoding ComF family protein: MLFPPVCGGCGKTGSRWCQDCRMRVPKIRKPFCEKCGIPTRGSEVCEKCSLNPPAYRALRSWAVFDSPVQNALHTIKYRRNIGLADALAVDIVGFVEALGWKIEILIPAPLGKARLKERGYNQVGLVARPLAYELGILYAPNSLKKIRETRSQVGLNVVERRENVREAYQADPSVLKRKSILLMDDVATTGSTISACTEALMSAGAAEVYALTIARALSHHDLNRV; encoded by the coding sequence TTGCTGTTTCCACCCGTCTGCGGAGGTTGTGGAAAGACTGGCTCGCGGTGGTGCCAGGATTGCAGAATGCGCGTGCCGAAGATCCGCAAACCGTTCTGCGAAAAATGCGGAATTCCCACACGCGGAAGTGAAGTTTGCGAAAAATGTTCATTGAATCCGCCTGCATATCGCGCGTTGCGATCGTGGGCGGTTTTTGATTCGCCGGTGCAGAATGCGTTGCATACCATCAAATATCGCCGCAACATCGGGTTGGCGGACGCGCTAGCTGTGGACATCGTGGGATTTGTGGAAGCCTTGGGATGGAAGATAGAGATTCTGATCCCGGCTCCGCTGGGAAAGGCTCGTTTGAAAGAGCGCGGATATAATCAGGTTGGACTGGTGGCGCGTCCACTTGCGTATGAACTTGGAATATTGTACGCGCCGAATAGCTTGAAGAAGATCCGTGAGACGCGTTCGCAGGTCGGTTTGAATGTCGTTGAACGACGCGAGAACGTTCGGGAGGCGTATCAGGCTGACCCGTCGGTGTTGAAGCGGAAGTCCATCCTGCTGATGGACGATGTGGCGACGACCGGCTCCACCATCTCGGCTTGCACGGAGGCGCTGATGTCTGCGGGCGCGGCGGAGGTGTATGCGCTGACGATCGCGCGGGCGCTTTCGCATCACGATTTGAATCGCGTTTGA
- a CDS encoding SDR family oxidoreductase — translation MPDQPLKNKTVLITGAARRLGRMFALACARAGADVAIHHAHSESDAESLRAEIIGLGQRAWVFQADLTDSSSTGRLIRLVNESTPLHFLVNSAAIFEPLAFDSTTLENWNNHLAINLTAPFLLSQTFARQADDGARIVNILDWRALRPAADHFPYTVSKSALAAMTKSMAVALAPKITVNGLALGAILPPADGNVNSKIVESIPMKRWAKENEVEQALLFLLTSPTYITGEILHVDGGRNLV, via the coding sequence ATGCCCGACCAACCGCTAAAAAACAAAACCGTCCTCATCACTGGCGCGGCGCGCCGTCTCGGTCGCATGTTCGCCCTCGCGTGTGCGCGCGCTGGAGCGGATGTTGCGATTCACCACGCCCATTCAGAATCGGACGCCGAATCTCTGCGCGCCGAAATTATTGGACTCGGTCAACGCGCCTGGGTCTTTCAAGCGGACTTAACCGATTCATCCTCGACGGGACGCCTGATTCGCCTCGTCAACGAATCCACGCCTCTGCATTTCCTCGTCAACAGCGCGGCGATCTTCGAGCCCCTCGCGTTCGATTCGACAACTCTCGAAAACTGGAACAACCACCTCGCCATCAACCTCACCGCGCCCTTCCTCCTCAGCCAAACCTTCGCCCGCCAAGCGGACGACGGCGCGCGCATCGTCAACATCCTCGATTGGCGCGCCCTGCGCCCCGCCGCAGACCATTTCCCCTACACCGTCAGCAAATCCGCCCTCGCGGCGATGACAAAATCAATGGCAGTCGCGCTTGCGCCAAAAATTACCGTCAATGGCTTGGCGCTCGGAGCCATCCTCCCGCCAGCGGATGGAAACGTCAACTCCAAAATCGTCGAGAGCATCCCAATGAAACGCTGGGCGAAAGAAAACGAAGTCGAACAAGCGTTATTATTCCTGCTCACCTCGCCAACCTACATCACTGGCGAGATTCTCCACGTGGATGGCGGAAGAAATCTAGTTTAG
- the folK gene encoding 2-amino-4-hydroxy-6-hydroxymethyldihydropteridine diphosphokinase, whose protein sequence is MNDVHLAYLSLGSNIEPESNLPKAARLLAQHGQVGKTSSVWETKPVGGGGGNYLNACLEYETALSQTALKETVLRPIETQLGRKRSADKFAPRTIDIDILVFDGEIVGERWLTQAFVVVPLAEILPEFKNPASKESLQDAATRLRREVWMETRPLELG, encoded by the coding sequence ATGAATGATGTCCATCTCGCCTACTTGAGTCTGGGGTCGAACATTGAGCCTGAGTCTAATTTGCCGAAAGCGGCGCGCTTGCTCGCGCAACATGGGCAGGTCGGAAAAACTTCAAGCGTGTGGGAAACCAAGCCTGTCGGCGGAGGCGGAGGCAATTACTTGAACGCCTGCCTCGAATACGAAACAGCGCTTTCGCAGACAGCGTTGAAAGAGACCGTCCTCCGCCCCATCGAAACGCAACTCGGACGCAAACGCAGCGCGGATAAGTTCGCCCCGCGCACGATTGACATTGACATCCTCGTATTCGACGGAGAAATCGTCGGCGAGCGCTGGCTGACGCAGGCGTTCGTCGTTGTTCCGCTGGCGGAAATTTTGCCCGAGTTTAAAAATCCCGCTTCGAAAGAATCGCTTCAAGACGCGGCGACGCGCCTCCGCCGCGAGGTTTGGATGGAGACGCGTCCGCTTGAGTTAGGCTGA